Proteins encoded together in one Balaenoptera ricei isolate mBalRic1 chromosome 2, mBalRic1.hap2, whole genome shotgun sequence window:
- the RCCD1 gene encoding RCC1 domain-containing protein 1 isoform X11 has product MAEERRGAWFGFGFCGFGQALGSGRGRQVHSPEPLRAPGAGLDVCRVSASWSYTAFVTRERPPSGAIPTPALGACPSPSLASSPPPAGGGGQVELSGFAVGGVGGCRDAWASEELLVVLRAGPGPGAGTELQAWAPGSALRGEPLWAQTVPEAEREDGPGGDETQAGPLPLLPCARAYVSPRPPFYRPLAPTLRARRVELGAEHALLLDAAGQVFSWGGGRHGQLGHGTLEAEPEPRLLQALQGLTMAEVAAGGWHSLCVSEAGDIYIWGWNESGQLALPTKSLAEDGKTTSEGTGELYTWGWGKYGQLGHKDTTSLDRPCRVKYFVDKQLQVRTVSCGPWNTYVYAVEKEKS; this is encoded by the exons ATGGCCGAGGAGCGTCGCGGGGCCTGGTTCGGCTTCGGTTTCTGCGGCTTCGGGCAGGCGCTGGGCTCGGGGCGCGGGCGCCAGGTACACAGCCCCGAGCCTCTGAGGGCGCCGGGTGCGGGCCTCGATGTCTGCCGCGTGAGCGCGAGCTGGAGCTACACCGCCTTCGTGACCCGTGAGCGCCCCCCTTCCGGCGCCATCCCGACCCCAGCCCTGGGTGcgtgtccctccccctccctagCCAGCTCTCCGCCCCCCGCAGGTGGAGGAGGCCAGGTGGAGCTGTCTGGCTTCGCCGTCGGAGGGGTGGGCGGCTGCAGGGACGCATGGGCGTCGGAGGAGCTCCTGGTGGTGCTGCGGGCGGGGCCGGGACCCGGGGCCGGGACGGAGCTGCAGGCCTGGGCGCCCGGTTCGGCGCTGCGCGGGGAGCCCCTCTGGGCCCAGACCGTGCCGGAGGCCGAGCGGGAAGACGGACCGGGCGGCGATGAGACCCAGGCTGGGCCGCTGCCGCTGCTGCCCTGCGCTCGCGCCTACGTGAGCCCGCGGCCGCCCTTCTACCGGCCTCTGGCCCCGACACTGCGGGCGCGCCGGGTGGAGCTGGGCGCTGAGCACGCGTTGCTGCTGGACGCGGCGGGCCAGGTGTTCTCCTGGGGCGGGGGCAG GCACGGACAGCTGGGCCACGGGACTCTGGAGGCAGAGCCGGAGCCGAGGCTGCTGCAGGCGCTGCAGGGCCTAACCATGGCTGAGGTGGCCGCAGGTGGCTGGCACTCTCTGTGTGTGAGTG AGGCTGGGGATATTTATATCTGGGGCTGGAATGAATCAGGGcagctggccctgcccaccaagaGCCTGGCAGAGGATGGAAAGACAACCTCAGAAG GAACGGGGGAGCTCTACACGTGGGGCTGGG GTAAATATGGACAGCTTGGCCACAAAGACACGACCAGCTTGGATCGGCCCTGCCGTGTGAAGTACTTTGTAGATAAGCAACTCCAAGTAAGGACTGTGAGCTGTGGGCCCTGGAACACCTACGTGTATGCTGTGGAAAAAGAGAAGAGCTGA
- the RCCD1 gene encoding RCC1 domain-containing protein 1 isoform X4, producing MAEERRGAWFGFGFCGFGQALGSGRGRQVHSPEPLRAPGAGLDVCRVSASWSYTAFVTRERPPSGAIPTPALGACPSPSLASSPPPAGGGGQVELSGFAVGGVGGCRDAWASEELLVVLRAGPGPGAGTELQAWAPGSALRGEPLWAQTVPEAEREDGPGGDETQAGPLPLLPCARAYVSPRPPFYRPLAPTLRARRVELGAEHALLLDAAGQVFSWGGGRHGQLGHGTLEAEPEPRLLQALQGLTMAEVAAGGWHSLCVSEAGDIYIWGWNESGQLALPTKSLAEDGKTTSEASGLNEDGSEVKRVAGGEDGAPTPFIAVQPFPALLDLPLGSDAVKASCGSRHTAVVTRTGELYTWGWGSLKAEAGKDIRLDTKMLTQHPLGFLPLSGRWPLTQS from the exons ATGGCCGAGGAGCGTCGCGGGGCCTGGTTCGGCTTCGGTTTCTGCGGCTTCGGGCAGGCGCTGGGCTCGGGGCGCGGGCGCCAGGTACACAGCCCCGAGCCTCTGAGGGCGCCGGGTGCGGGCCTCGATGTCTGCCGCGTGAGCGCGAGCTGGAGCTACACCGCCTTCGTGACCCGTGAGCGCCCCCCTTCCGGCGCCATCCCGACCCCAGCCCTGGGTGcgtgtccctccccctccctagCCAGCTCTCCGCCCCCCGCAGGTGGAGGAGGCCAGGTGGAGCTGTCTGGCTTCGCCGTCGGAGGGGTGGGCGGCTGCAGGGACGCATGGGCGTCGGAGGAGCTCCTGGTGGTGCTGCGGGCGGGGCCGGGACCCGGGGCCGGGACGGAGCTGCAGGCCTGGGCGCCCGGTTCGGCGCTGCGCGGGGAGCCCCTCTGGGCCCAGACCGTGCCGGAGGCCGAGCGGGAAGACGGACCGGGCGGCGATGAGACCCAGGCTGGGCCGCTGCCGCTGCTGCCCTGCGCTCGCGCCTACGTGAGCCCGCGGCCGCCCTTCTACCGGCCTCTGGCCCCGACACTGCGGGCGCGCCGGGTGGAGCTGGGCGCTGAGCACGCGTTGCTGCTGGACGCGGCGGGCCAGGTGTTCTCCTGGGGCGGGGGCAG GCACGGACAGCTGGGCCACGGGACTCTGGAGGCAGAGCCGGAGCCGAGGCTGCTGCAGGCGCTGCAGGGCCTAACCATGGCTGAGGTGGCCGCAGGTGGCTGGCACTCTCTGTGTGTGAGTG AGGCTGGGGATATTTATATCTGGGGCTGGAATGAATCAGGGcagctggccctgcccaccaagaGCCTGGCAGAGGATGGAAAGACAACCTCAGAAG CCTCAGGACTGAATGAAGATGGTTCTGAAGTGAAGAGAGTAGCCGGGGGTGAGGATGGAGCCCCCACCCCCTTCATAGCTGTCCAGCCCTTCCCGGCTTTATTGGACCTCCCCCTGGGCTCAGATGCAGTCAAGGCCAGCTGTGGATCCCGGCACACAGCAGTGGTGACAA GAACGGGGGAGCTCTACACGTGGGGCTGGG